Below is a window of Pogona vitticeps strain Pit_001003342236 chromosome 9, PviZW2.1, whole genome shotgun sequence DNA.
GCAGTGGCACCAACTCTCCGGAACCAACTCCGGATGAGGCTGTGCctggcccccctccctcccaacattTAACAAAGCCCCCCCCTAAAAAAATCCACAGCTTTCCCAAGACACCTTTCTCTGTAACCCTGCCTGATTTTTCATTTAATATGCCATTTGTTCCACATTTCAGATTATGCCTCTTTTGAGTTTACTGGTTCTCagtggtgtttttattttaaaatattttttttatttatttattgtatttatatcccgcctatctagtcatttcgaccactctaggcggcttacaacataaataaaataaaataactgtaCAGCCAGTTTGAAGCGGGTTTAGATACCTTGACAGGACTGTCGTTGTAAAGCCAGGCAAGGAAAGCAGTTGAGTTCCAGTAAGTATCCGGAGCCTCCCATTCTCCATCAGACCAGATCAGATCGGGCTTGTACCTTCGATGCATATTAAGAAAATGGGAAAATTGAGTAATGAGTTACATCCTCATTATTGGGTTTATTTTACTGAGAAGACCCACCAGCGTCTGGTCTCTTCCATGTTAAATAAGTTGAGTGACTAGACTAtgtcttgttttaaagaaaaatcataCTTCACTGAACATTATTCTTCTTTAAAACAAGACACATGCTATCCATGCACCTTGTTTCACTGTCAGCGAATGCAGTGGTGGCGAAGGCTCCAAAATCAAGCAGGGAACTCTATGCAGCCCACAGGTTGGCCACCCTTTTGCAATTCAAACTTATCAAAATAAGTTCTAGCTGTGGAAGGGACGGTGTGGACGGCTGGCTGGACAGCTGTGATCAGTCCATTGTGACCGGCACATGCTAGTAGTCCCCAAACAAGCCCCAGCACCTCTCTGTAGGCTCTTAAAATATTGGGTTGGCTACAGAAGCAGGAGATTGTCCCTACAAAGCCACAATTCTATGTATGCTTCCCCGTAAGACCCAATTTATGCAACATGATTCATCTCTGAAAAAGTATGGGTAAGACACCAAGGAAGAGACAGAGGAccaataattagagatgggcacgaatcgctAGTTCGgaagttcgtgccagttcgtttacCAACTAAACAAGTGTTTGGCAGTTCAtagtcccacctcctctggtgggtacCCATTCAGAGGTAGTACCATAGCTTCCCTACCgtaggcagggctgggaaccactgaacacctgtcTGGCCAGTAAACGAACCggtggctcatgcccatctctacttatgatcCCGGTTACTGGCTTGGCTACTAAGGGAAGCCAAAATTTGTAAAACACAAATTACAAAATTTGTAAATTTACAAAAAAATTTACAAAATTTGTAAAACAAAGCACTGACACCACTAGAGGAGGAAGGCTCAAGTGGCTTGCCCAGCTCTCTGGCCTTCCAATGGTAGCAAAATTAAAGCAGTCCAAAATGATGTAACTTGCACCATCCATTAATGCTGCAGAACTTCTACCGAAGTAAATCTGAACAGACAAGTATTTGGCACATCATGGGGGGGCAGCGTTAGCCAATACAGGTGTTTCTATTCCAAATGGACTGAATTCTGGTAACAAAACTAAAACAGCAGAAAAGCACCTAGAGAGGGATGAAAAATAGCAGGTGGATTTCAGCCAGGAAGGTGgatgtgtgaaaaaaaaaattggaagcttTCAGgcaaataactctctctctccccttgtcCCTCCTTTTTTCAACAGcaaaatgttaatttttctaATGGAAACACTGGGAAAGACTGCACAACACCAAGTCAGGGAAGGATGGGACGGATTTTTCCCCATGATTTTGCTCTTACCTTAAAACTAGTTCATAAAGCTCCGGCATTGTCTTCTCGGAGACAAAGAACTGGGTCTTGAAGCCATTCTTTTTGTCCATTAAGTAGAGGGGATGAAACCACTCAAAAAGAGAATGGTACAGGCCGTAACGTATGTTCCTGAAGATGGAAATACAGGAGGGAAATACAGGGGGGAAGAACAATCGCAGAATTATAAAAACGAAGAAGTCATTGAAAACCAAAGAGTCTGCTCCCTGcaccataatttatttatttattctatttatatcccacataTCTGGTCAAccacgaccactctaggcggccatcGAAACCCTAACCATAACAGATACCTTTTTCTGAGAGCATCTCCCAGTTCGCCCACTAAGTCTCGATGGGGTCCCGTGTCCACCGAATTCCAGTTCCAGGACACAGGGGAGCCCCAGTTGGTGAAGCCTTCGTGATGCTTCGTGGTGAACACCACGTATCTGTAAGGGAAAGAAAGACCACAGGGTCAGAAGGCAAGGGGAACCCAAAATATCCCCAGATGTATTCAGGAGACTGGGAAGGTCAATGACAAAACTCAGCTAAAGGTGTTCTAATCTTTATTATTTCTTATCCTTAAGAATTTCAGACTAATTCTAGCCTTGCTCACTGTTGATCCCAGGCAACTGTATTCCATGAACCACATCACCAGAAACTGGGGGGGTTTCATAGGGCCACTGTAACTATTAGTGCCTGACAGACGAACCTCCACAAAGCTCAATCTTCTTTAAAAACCAGGATGCCAGTGAATACTGTTATGACAACACCGATAGGTGTAAAAAAAAGGACCCCCTTATATGCGGGATCAGGAGTCCTAAACAGACAGCCCACCTTGCCAGGGTACCATGGGACCCAGCGGTACCCGAAGCCAATGATGGCCGCCCCTCACTCTGTGTGCAGAAGCTGAGTGGGCTGAGAACTTCACGACTGGCAGGTGGATCAGGTCCTTGGGTGCAACTAAGGGATCAGATCAGGCTTCCCAGAACATACACAACGGTGTCTGTCCTCCAAGAACAAAGAGGCTCAGGAAGAACGTCTGGAAGCTGTCGCCTGAGACACTGTTGAAtctggttttggtgttgatttagTGGCGGCATTGGTCTTGATACTTTTTAAGACATGCTGttttttactgttttgttttttatatgaTCTAAGCCGTCATGTATTCTCTTTAAGGAGAAGGCAAagtaaaaagagttttaaagaaataaataaatcggtCCAACTCCGGCTAACGTTAGGGCTGGTCACACAGACTGCGCTTCATGCTCGGATGAGATGTGGCAACGGCTCGCTTCCCAAACCCAGATTTTAAAAGAGGACAATAATTCCACCAGAGCTGAGGAATCTGGAAAAACAAGCAAAGGAATCTGAGCCAGGAAAAGCCAGAACTAAGGTCAAAAAATGGGCAAACCTGCGGGAACTGACACACAGAATATTTTGAGGACTGTTAAGtccggttgttgtgggtttttcgggctctttggccgtgttctgaaggttgttcttcctgacgtttcgccagtctctgtggccatgggcatcttcagaggacagcaacctgtgctctggttaAGTTCCCCACCCCATCTTTTTGGTTTTAATAAAGCCACGCAGTAATAACAGGTGTCATGTAATAAGGGAGATgataaaactaattttaaaaaggtaaatagTTAATGGCCAGCAGGTTCTGAGACAGATATTGAGTTTATCGACAGTCGTTCTAATCTTCCTGTCTCTGCTAAGGATGTTTGCTCAACAGTAttatgctgcttctgctgctattAAATAACAAAGCTACATAATATACACAGATAGCTGGTGTGgataaaatgatattttttatCACCCATCTATAACAATAATATACACTTCTAAGAATGATTTATAAACAAATATTCAAATGAAACTTTGTGGCTTCCGTTTTCCTCAGCTGCAGACTTTGACCAGAACTACTGAAGAAAGCGGAAGTCGAAACTTTTtgcttaaatatttgtttatattattattatcttaaGTGCTGTTTAGTATTATGTTCATCTacatctctcttcctctctctctctctctctctctctttctccccacacacacacacacacacacacacacacacacacacacacacacaagttgtcTTTTACaagagaagaaggcagaagcCAACATGTTTTGCTGAAATACGTTGGCTTGTTGCTCTTGTAAGTCTATATATGCTCATATATGTCCTCAATACACACGGAGCGAAACACAATGTATATAATGTACATATcagatagctccgtggtttaggttgagagttcgatccccacccccctttgccaaggactagactccatgatccagagggtctttccagctctacagtttatttattcattgatttaacTGACATGCTGCCCACATTcccagccagtggccatgatgacTGGGAGAGTCTTGGTCTTGCactcccaaaaaagtaacttccccaagatGAGGGTGGAGGATGCCTAGAGATgcaggtctctgggcggcttccaacaattaaagttctaagattatcatcaccatcacctcTTGGttgtttatgatgatgatgatgatgatgatgatgatgatgatgatgatgatgatgatgatgatgatgatgaccaccaccactactactgcTACCACCTACAAACACACCTGCACCTGGTGTGGCAGGTGCTCGGAGCCCCCTTCAGGCCTGTTACGGAGCCCTCTGCGCGCAGTCCCACCCGTGTCCGCGTGTGCACGTGTGAACCCTCTGGGTCCCCGAGAGACCTAAAGAGGAGGGggcgtgggggtggggtgtgtggCTGCCCCCCCTtgccctctcccctccttcccgTCCGGGTCCCCCCCTTTCCCCGTCCCCCCTTGCCCGGACCTGGCGCCGGCCTGCTGGAAGAGCCTCGCCCAGGCGTCCGGCTGGAAGTCGGCGGCGGCGAAGCGCGGGGCGAAGTCGGCGTAGTCGGTCCCCGGCGGGAAGCGGCGGCGGACGAAGCGCTCGTACTCGGGCCTCCGCTCGCCCCGCCAGCGCCACCAGAACCACTCGGAGCCCCAGGCCGGCACCGAGAAGAGCCCCCAGTGCACGAACACCCCGACCTTGGCCCCGTCGAACCAGCCGGGGAGCGGACGGGAGTCCACGCTCGCCCAGTCCGGGGTGTAGCGCCCGGACACCCCTTCGGCGGTCACCCCGGCGGCGACCCAGGCAGCGGCCACCCAAGCCAGCGCCACCCAGTCTCGAACCAtcgcggcagcggcggcggcccaGGACGAGGGAGGAAGGAGGACGGGCCGGAGGAGCGGGGCAGGATGACGTCGTAGGGATGACGCGGAGGAGTGGGATGCGCAAAACTCAAGCAGGCTCTCACTGCGCCAAggcatggggggagggagagggagggagagagagagaaggccttcccccccccgttAATCCCTGACTTCCTCCCTTTAATTTctctattatgatttattttgtttgctctccatcttgtagaattctttaattgtgtaaaaattcctttcttatacagtattgttcttgtattggaagccgcctagagtggtcacaatgaccagataggcggggtataaatggaataaataagtaagtaagtaagcaagcaagcaagcaagcaagtaagtaaagaTGATGGACCAGACCATTATCCACGGCAGGAAACATGCTTCTCAACCTCTATGACATGATTAGGTATGATACAGTGCAGTGAGATGCACAAAACCCCAAGCAGGCTCTCACTGCCTGCATCTAtcagaaagagggaaagggaaggatgATAGATTTAAAAAGATCAGGCCACGTTCTTCCTCAGGAGACTTGCTGCTGAAGATTTATGAAGTCACTTGGAGTAACAGGTGGTTCAGACGCTCCCCCCCCATGGCTTAGCCCCCTTTCGTTGCCTGTAAAGCAACTGGAATGTCTTAGGACTACAGAGCCCATCAGCTCTAGGGCTGCAATTTTGTACAGGGAATCTTTTACCCGTTGCTCACTTTTTCTGGACCATTTACCACCAACGAGGCGCGTCTGCACTGATCAGGAGATTGAAGGAGGGAAACGTGGAGGCCAGCCCCGTGGCTTAATTGGAGCAGTGGGGTTACCCATGTCATGTTCTGGAATCCCAATCTGCAAACGGATGAGAAAAGTCCCATTTTCCAAACGATGGCACCTCAAGGCCACCAGCTCGCCTTTCATTGGCATTTCGGTAAATTGCTGGAAAATAATATTCCACACTTATATGGAAGCTTTGTTTTCTGCAGACACCAATAAAAGGATGTACAtactttattccatttttttcagtGGTCTTATTTGTTAATGTTACAGTGTGACTAATATATCTGATCTATAGAGAGTTTGTTATGGTTCTTAAGTGACTCAGATCAGACTGCaacattcttttattttaatctggcccaggggattatgggaactgtagtccataaCTGCTCTGCTTTTATTTTACTGTGGATATTTTTTGTTAAACTTGTCGACTACGTTGTGAAGCCTTTCAGTGAAATGTAGTAACAATTGGCGTTCGCCTCTCTCACCAGCCACCAAATACAAAACAGGAAAGAGATTCTCCATTGTGAAGAATGTTGCCTAAAAGAGTGACGTTTGGCAGTTGTATCTATTCTTACACCAAGACCGTAAACACAGTTGTAAAAGGAAATGAGTCGTACACATCATAAATCTTTTCTAAATCCTCAGCCCAAAGCAGAACACTCTCTGTGGCACCTGGTCTCTGACGTGTATGACTGGCAAAACCTGGTGACAGACTCAAGAGAGCGGCTTCAAGGGACCTTagttaggcctccttcagtctcgagagatggaacggtgtctagtgtagctgagaaggccaattcaagagtgaccatcccttccacactaaagacaaagacaatctgccccctgtccagctccatggttttgctgctttcggatctgcctctttgcctcggcctgctggacaagggtcacttcaaattgggagaggctgtgatgcaacgcctgcttccaggctgaacactcagatgtcagggtttcccatctgttgaggtccattcccaaggccttcagatcccgattgcagatctccttgtattgcagctgtggtctccctctggggcaatttcccggCACTAATTCCCCATACAAGAGAATCAGGAGGATACAGTTGGTAGGCGACCTACCAACTTGGAAATCAGTAGACACAATGGAAAAGCTGATCCTCTAGCAAAGTTCTAGATCCTCTTGAAATGGGAAGAGAAAGCCTTCGTTCCTAGTTATGCAAGTGGACATGTTTTAGAGCATGGAACCGGTCCGCTGCCAATCAATTCATCGCAAACGTTTTCAACGGGGAAAGTCTTCTGAGTGCTTTCTACTTCTAGGCAGCTCTCAGAGATGCCCGGCTTCTTTCTGCAACAGGAGAAGACTCTTCTCAAAGAAGCATTTAATTCTTTGCTCCGTAGGGCATAAATAGCGGGATTCACCATTGAGTTGACCAGACAGAAGGTGCTGCAGAAGGCAAACACTTTCTTGATGAACTCGCCCAGCGGCGCAAAGGTGCTGTACATCATGAGAAACAAGGCTGGCGACCAGCAAGCCACCAGAACGACCAACACGACCACGAGCGTCTTGGCCAGCATGATATCTAATCTCATCTTGGAGTTCTGCTGGCCGCTTTGCACCTGGTGCTTCTCCATGTACAAGACATGTTGGCGGGCCTTCCACAGGACATAGGTGTAGGCATATACGATAGCCGCCACCAGAACCGCCACCAAGGCGATCCAGCTGGACAAATACGTGTTTTCAATGAAAGGAAACAGCTCGGAGCAGGCTGAGTTGAGGCTGCAGCAGTTCCATcccagaagagggaaggaagcgAGGGCCACGATGACCACCCATAGGCCCACTAAAGTTGCCACGGCTCTTCTCTTCGTCACGAGGGCCTTGTAGGACGACGGCTTACAGATACAGATGTACCGGTCAAAGGCCATCAGCAGGAGGCTGCCAAGGGAAGCTGTGAAGGCCACGTTGACTCCTCCGAGCTTCAACAAGAAGGCCTCCTTGGAGGAGTCGGTCCCAGCAAACACGTGGAAATGGACAAAGCTACAAGTAAATATAACACTGGCCAATGTATCTGCCAAGGCCAGGCTGCTTAGAAAGAGGTAAGAAGGTTTCTGCCGGATCTTTGGGGAAGAAAATATGAGGTACAGCACCAAGGAGTTCTCCAAAACGCAAAGGCTCCCAACGGCGCAACACAGCACAGCGATGACAGTCTGAGCAGGACCACGGAGGACCAAGTAACACTCCATGGGCGTCCGGCTGGAGTTGCATCGAAATATATCCGTTGTGACATTCATCGGGCACCGCTCCATCCTTGTGAACTTAGAAaggaaacattttctttaaaaaggggtcATTTCCTTTAGGACTCGTTGTGGGGGTTGTCGTTGTCTGTTGTCCTGTTTTGGGTCCATGAGGCAGTTTTCTACATGGCCGCTGGAAAGTAACGTTTGAAGAGATATTAAATTTTTAGATCCAGCAACCAAAAGAACAAGGATGATGATACAAACTCAGCACAAATTTGATGCTTTCTCCCAGccacccccaaaaaacatgcAAACCAAATACCAGACACCAGTGAGGTCTACGCATGAACAAGATCCCCAGCTAGGAGCCCCCTGCAGAAAATAAAGTCCCCTGGAAGTCTCTCTAAACCAAACATCTCAGGTGCTATATATCAAGGCAGCTCTCCTTCAATATCTTCTCCTTatgtattaatttaaaatattaccAATTTTGTTCAATCTGCCCCCAGGAGCCCCCAAAGCTATTTAGCTTCCTTTATCGAGTTTCCCCAAAGGGCTTCGAAGAATGTTCTAATCCAGTGTGCTTATGAAAACAGGAAGCCAGACAGAAGCTAGTTCCTCTTTAGACAGAAAACACCTTGAAATTAGCCCCCCCACTCCCTTTGAACTCTCTGCTGTGGTCTTCCACGAGCAAAGCTATACCGTTTACAACATGTCCATAGATTAACTTAAAAGgagcaaataaattttaaaaaatcaaccaaccaacaagTTTGGAGTCCCAAGCCCCCCAGAGcccctattttaaaaaagctattttcccccaagagagaaagggggagggtgggtgggttccaagtcatgagttgGGTCCGAGACATTGACACCCCCCCTCCGAGTTGAATCCGAATCGAGTCCTTGGTGCAACGTAAATTCATCGTGACAGCGAATCCCACAATTTGCTTCCCCTTCCCTGCAAATAACACAATGGGGATTTTGgggagtaaaagaaaaaaaggattatTTCCAAAACACAGATCTCCTGATTTCTGATTTATCTTTATAAGaaacctgtgaggtaggtcagggtAGGAGAATTGTGACTGGGCTGAGGCCACCCAGCGAGTTTCATGGCCAAGagagaatttgaactcaggtctcccgaGGCTTAATCAAACATTGTCAAGTACACCACACTGTCTATAACaaagttcttaatttttttactttttatttttttaatttctttttttttacttttttattttttaaatttccaaaacaaaacaaatacaaaaatacaaaatacttactaatacaatttaaaccacagtgctcccccatacccacgggaccctttggaacaaCACTTTTAatacgaacctcctttccaaaattgtattaattGTTGCTTAGAgactttcccctttcttctcactaatacaaattcaacaaatctacccaaaatagcataaaaatatttgaacttatttcccttcttttcatcttCAGTTCAGTAATCAagttatcatttaatgcaatgtcccatacttcattataccaatcttctaatttaatatcatttttatctttccagaatctatctattaatattctagcacttgtcataaaattggaaatcaattcctttgagcaataaccaagttctatcttatcaagaattgacagcaaagcaattttagaattgaattcgatatcttttccaaatatatcacatattcccttaaaaatcagtttccaaaatttctgaatccatttacactcccatTTAATTTTACTGCATTGATTATGTTATGTTTTCTTTTATGTCACTGTGATTTCTGTGAACTGCCAGAACGACCATCGGTCAGGCGGGTGCTACAGAAATTAAACcaataaataatataattaaataaataagcaatcaCAGCATGTTTCTTGCATAGAAAAATGGATCATCTCTAGGCAACCTAGAAGGCAGTTTGTTACCTGTAGGTGATACCTTGGCTGTAGCTTCTTAGCCCTCTCTGAGCATTTATCAGACACAATCATCTCCATGTGCTTCTAATTTCTATTTTCTGCATTCAGGTTGTTTCTGGGTAAGAAACTGACAAA
It encodes the following:
- the FUCA1 gene encoding tissue alpha-L-fucosidase, producing the protein MVRDWVALAWVAAAWVAAGVTAEGVSGRYTPDWASVDSRPLPGWFDGAKVGVFVHWGLFSVPAWGSEWFWWRWRGERRPEYERFVRRRFPPGTDYADFAPRFAAADFQPDAWARLFQQAGARYVVFTTKHHEGFTNWGSPVSWNWNSVDTGPHRDLVGELGDALRKRNIRYGLYHSLFEWFHPLYLMDKKNGFKTQFFVSEKTMPELYELVLRYKPDLIWSDGEWEAPDTYWNSTAFLAWLYNDSPVKDTVVVNDRWGINCSCRHGGYYNCQDKYKPGTLPDHKWEMCSSIDRRSWGYRSDMQIDELMDEPAIIQELVQTVSYGGNYLLNVGPTKEGVIVPIFQERLLALGKWLSINGEAIYESTPWREQKENATDNTWYTSRGAAVYAIFLTWPESNVLTLSSPVPSSSTQVTMLGYSGPLKWQELPGKGLQVTLPSAIPSLLPLQPGWTIKLTDIA
- the CNR2 gene encoding cannabinoid receptor 2, with product MERCPMNVTTDIFRCNSSRTPMECYLVLRGPAQTVIAVLCCAVGSLCVLENSLVLYLIFSSPKIRQKPSYLFLSSLALADTLASVIFTCSFVHFHVFAGTDSSKEAFLLKLGGVNVAFTASLGSLLLMAFDRYICICKPSSYKALVTKRRAVATLVGLWVVIVALASFPLLGWNCCSLNSACSELFPFIENTYLSSWIALVAVLVAAIVYAYTYVLWKARQHVLYMEKHQVQSGQQNSKMRLDIMLAKTLVVVLVVLVACWSPALFLMMYSTFAPLGEFIKKVFAFCSTFCLVNSMVNPAIYALRSKELNASLRRVFSCCRKKPGISESCLEVESTQKTFPVENVCDELIGSGPVPCSKTCPLA